One Isoptericola dokdonensis DS-3 genomic window, CGTGGCGTTCGACGGTGTGACCACCAGCGGCACCGATCAGTTGCGGAGGGTCGCGCCCGCACAGGCGGTCGCCGACCTTCTGAACGGCCCGGGACGAGCGCCCTCCGAGGGAGAGCACCTGATGGACTGGATGGAAAGGAACGAGCGTGCCTGGCGCCTCGAATGACCTGCTGATTCGATCAAGGTCTGTGCTCCTCGATGCTCTGGCTGCCCTCGGAGCGCATCGCGACGCAGTCGTCGTGGTCGGAGCGCAGGCCGTCTACCTTCGGGCGGGCGAGGTCGACGTCGCTCTCGCCGAAGCGACCAAGGACAGCGACGTCGCGCTCGACCCGCGGAGGCTCGCCGACGATCCGCGGGTCGAGGAAGCGATGCGCGTGGCAGGCTTCCTCCCTGCCGAGAGCGGGCAGCCGGGCGCCTGGGTGGACCAGGACGGTATCCAGGTGGACCTCATGGTTCCCGAGCGGTTCGCCGGCTCCGGCGGTCGGCGTGGCGCACGGATCCCACCGCACTCCCGCACGGCGGCCCGGCGGGCGAGCGGTCTGGAAGCCGTCCTGATCGATCACGGCGAGATGGAGATCTCTGCACTGGCACCTGACGATCGCCGGGTCGTCACGGCGCTCGTCGCCGGCCCCGGAGCGTTGCTCGTGTGCAAGCTCCACAAGCTCGGTGAACGTGTGGACTCACCTGGCCGTCTCAACGACAAGGATGCACACGACATCTATCGCCTCCTGCGTGCGGTGTCGACGGCGGAACTGGCTGGTGCGTTCGGGCGGCTCCGGGACGACGTGGTGAGCGAAGCTGTCACGCTGCGCGCCATCGACTGGATGGAGGAACTCTTCGCAGCGGGGCCCCAGGGGCTGGGCTCCCGCATGGCCGGTCGCGCCGAGGACGGGATCGGCGATCCCGACGAGGTGTCGGCCTCCGTCGCCTTCCTCGCGGACGACCTCGTCCGATCACTGTCTTGAGGCGGGTGGTCGGCGAACACCTAGGATGAACACGCGGCGAACAGCACGTGACGCACGCCCCTGCGACGAAGGACGAGGCATGAAGCGAGTCATCACCTACGGCACCTACGACCTGCTGCACTACGGGCACATCGAGCTGCTGCGTCGGGCCAAGGCGCTGGGTGACTACCTGATCGTGGCGCTGTCGTCGGACGAGTTCAACGCGGGCAAGGGCAAGAAGTCGTACTTCACCTTCGAGGAACGCCGCCGGATGCTCGAGGCGATCCGGCACGTCGACCTCGTCATCCCGGAGCACACCTGGGAGCAGAAGGCCACCGACATCCAGCTCTACCACGTCGACACCTTCGTCATCGGCGACGACTGGACCGGCAAGTTCGACGAGCTCAAGGAGGTGTGCGAGGTCGTCTACCTGCCGCGCACGCCGGAGATCTCGACGACGCAGATCAAGGCCGGGCTGGCCGCGAAGGGCTGATCCCGGCGACCGTCGGGCGTGACGCGGGTCACGCCCGGCGGGCCGTTGCCTCGGTCACATTCCGACACGCGGACCTCCGGCGAACCTTCACAGGTCTGGCACGATTGGCCGCATGGCGAACCAGACCACCGCGCCCGCGCCCGGGCAGAGCGGCATCGACCGCTTCTTCAAGATCACCGAGCGAGGCTCGACCGTCGGACGCGAGATCCGTGGCGGTCTCGTCACGTTCTTCGCGATGAGCTACATCATCGTGCTCAACCCGCTCATCATCGGCACCGTCCAGGACGGCACCGGTCAGGTGCTCGGTGGCGGCACCGAGGCCAGCGCGGAGTCGCTGGGCATGGTCGCCGCGGCCACGGCGCTCGTCGCGGGGCTCGTCACGATCCTCATGGGCGTGTTCGCCAACTTCCCGATCGCGCTCGCCGCAGGCCTCGGGCTCAACGCCGTCGTGGCGTACTCCATCGCCGGCCTGCCGGACGTCACCTGGGCCGACGCGATGGGCCTGGTGGTCATCGAGGGCCTCATCATCCTCGTGCTCGTCCTCACCGGGTTCCGCGAGGCCGTGTTCAACGCGGTGCCCGTCGAGCTCAAGACCGCCATCTCCGTCGGCATCGGCCTGTTCATCGCCCTCATCGGGTTCGTCAACGCCGGGTTCGTCGTCCCCGGCGAGGGCACGCCGCTGGCGCTCGGCAACCTCGGCACCTGGCCCATCCTCGTCTTCGTCGTCGGGCTGCTGCTCGTCATCGCGCTGTTCGTGCGCAAGGTGCGCGGCGCCATGTTCATCGGGATCCTCACCGCGACCGTGCTCGCCGTGATCCTCGAGAACACGCTGCACATCGGGTCCAAGGCCGGGGGCAACCCGAACGGCTTCAACCTCAACGCCCCGGAGTTCGACGGCGTCGCGCAGGTCCCCGACTTCGGTCTGCTCGGCCAGTTCTCGCTCCTCGGGTCGTTCGAGAACATCGCCGCCGTCACCGTGGTGCTGCTCGTCTTCTCGCTGCTCATCGCCGACTTCTTCGACACGATGGGCACGATGGTCGCCGTCGGCGCCGAGGCCGGGCTGCTCGACGAGCAGGGCAACCCGCCCAAGACGCGCGCCATCCTCGTCGTCGACTCCCTCGCCGCCATGTTCGGCGGCATGGGCTCGGTGTCCTCCAACACCGCCTACGTGGAGTCCACCTCGGGCGTCGGCGACGGCGCCCGCACGGGCCTCGCGTCCGTCACCACGGGTGTCGCGTTCCTGGCGGCGACGTTCCTCGCGCCGCTCGTCGCCCTCGTGCCCTACGAGGCCGCCGCCCCGGCGCTGGTGTTCGTCGGCTACCTCATGATGATGCAGGTCGCGAACATCTCCTGGCGTAACGTCGAGATCGCCATCCCGGCGTTCCTCACCATCGTGCTCATGCCGTTCACGTACTCCATCGCCGACGGCATCGGTGCCGGCTTCCTCGCGTTCGTCGTCATCAAGCTCGCGCTCGGCAAGGTGCGCCAGATCCACCCGCTCATGTGGATCGCGTCGCTCATGTTCGTCGTGTACTTCCTGCTGGAGCCGATCCAGAACGCCATCGGCTGACCCGGTCGCCGCTCGACGGCCCGGCCGCACCGTCACGGTGGGGCCGGGCCGTCGGCTTTTCCGCTCCGCCCGGCCGAGGGGATAAATTGTGGGCGCGACGGTCCCGTTCCCGGGTGCTCGTCCCCCCGAACTCTTCCTGGAGACCAGATGCGACTGCTCGTCACCGGTGGCGCCGGGTTCATCGGCGCCAACTTCGTCCACCAGACCGTGCGCGAGCGCCCCGACGTCGACGTGACGGTGCTCGACGCGCTGACGTACGCGGGCGACCGCACGTCGCTCGACGGCGTCGCGGGCTCGGTCCGGTTCGTCGAGGGGTCGATCACCGACGCGGACCTCGTGGACGGGCTCGTGGGCGAGAGCGACGCGGTGGTGCACTTCGCGGCGGAGTCGCACAACGACAACTCGCTGGACGACCCGTCGCCGTTCGTGCAGACGAACGTGGTCGGCACGTTCACGCTGCTGGAGGCGGTCCGTCGCCACGGGGTGCGGTTCCACCACATCTCCACCGACGAGGTGTACGGGGACCTGGAGCTGGACGACCCGGCGAAGTTCACCCCGGACACGCCGTACAACCCGTCGAGCCCCTACTCGTCGACCAAGGCGGGCTCGGACCTGCTGGTGCGGGCGTGGGCGCGCTCGTTCGGCGTCGAGGCGACGATCTCGAACTGCTCGAACAACTACGGCCCGTACCAGCACATCGAGAAGTTCATCCCGCGCCAGATCACGAACCTCGTCGACGGGGTGCGCCCGCGCCTGTACGGGGCGGGTCTGAACGTGCGCGACTGGATCCACGTCGAGGACCACAACGCCGCGGTGTGGGCGATCCTCGACGGTGGTCGCCCGGGGGAGACCTACCTCATCGGCGCGGACGGCGAGACGAACAACCTCGACGTGGTGCGCACGCTGCTGGAGATCTTCGGCCGGGACGCCGACGACTTCGACCATGTCGCGGACCGGCCGGGCCACGACCTGCGCTACGCCATCGACGCGTCCCGGCTGCGCGACGAGCTCGGCTGGACGCCCCGCTACACCGACTTCCGCGCGGGCCTGGAGGCCACGGTGCAGTGGTACCGGGACAACGAGTCCTGGTGGCGCCCGCACAAGGCCGCCGTCGAGGCGAAGTACGCCGCCACCGGCCAGTGAGGCCATGACGTGGGCCGCTCGTCCCTCGGGGGACGGGCGGCCCTTCGTCGTCGGTGCGTGCTCAGTTCCGCAGCGAGGCCAGGTGCTCCTCGACCGCGGCGAGGGTGGGCAGCAGGCCCTGCTGCTCGGCCTCGGCGAGGGTGGGTGCGACGGCGTCCTTGTCGGACAGCTGCGGCGTCAGCGGGGAGCCGTCGCGGGCGGTCGTCGGCCACTCGATGCCGATCGCAGGGTCCAGCGGGTGGATGCCGTGCTCGGCGCCCGGGTTGTAGCCCGTGGAGCACAGGTAGAGCACGGTCGAGTCGTCCTCGAGCGCCATGAAGGCGTGGCCGAGGCCCTCGCCGAGGTAGATGGCGCGGCGGTCGACGTCGTCGAGCAGCACGGAGTCCCACTGCCCGAACGTGGGGGAGCCGACGCGGAGGTCGACCACGACGTCGAGCACGGCACCCTTCGCGCAGGTGACGTACTTGGCCTGGCCGGGCGGGACGTCGGCGAAGTGGACGCCGCGCAGCACGCCCGCGGCGGACACGGAGCAGTTGGCCTGCGCGAGGTCCAGCGGGTGCCCGACGGCGTCGGCGAACGGGCCGGCCTTGAACCACTCGAGGAACACGCCGCGCGGGTCGCCGAACTGTCGCGGGGTGATCTCGAACGCGCCGGGGACGGACAGCTCGCGGAACTGCACGGTCGTGCTCCTTCGCCAGGGGTCGGGTGTCCTAGGATCCTACGGTGACCGCCACCCCTGACCTCACCGCCCGTGCCGACGACCGACGCTGGCTCGTGGTGGGCGCCGGCGGCATGCTCGGCACCGATCTCGTGGCGCGGCTGACCGACGCCGGGACCGACGTCGTCGGGCTGCGCCGTGCCGACCTCGACGTCACCGACGCCGCCGCCGTCGCACAGGCCGTCGCGGGCTTCGACGTCGTCGTCAACGCGACCGCGTGGACGGCCGTCGACGACGCGGAGACGCAGGAGGCGGCGGCCTTCGCGGTCAACGCGACGGCGGTGGCGCACCTGGCCCGGGCGACGCACGCGGCCGGGGCGCGCCTCGTGCACGTGTCCACGGACTACGTGTTCGACGGCACCGCCACCACCCCGTACGCCGAGGACGCCCCGGTCGATCCCCGTTCGGCGTACGGCCGGACGAAGGCCGCCGGCGAGTGGGCGGTCCGCGCCGAGGCACCGGACCACCTGATCGTGCGCACCGCGTGGCTCTACGGGGCGCACGGCGGGTGCTTCCCGAAGACGATGGCGCGCCTCGCCGCGGACCGCGACCTGCTCACGGTGGTCGACGACCAGGTCGGCCAGCCCACGTGGACCCGCGACCTCGCGGACCTGGTCGTGCGGCTGGTGGACGCCGCAGCACCCGCCGGGACCTACCACGGCACGTCGTCCGGGCAGACGTCGTGGTACGGCTTCACCCGCCGCGTCGTGGCGAGCGCGGGCCTGGCCACCGCCGTCGAGCCGACGACGAGCGACCGGTTCCCGCGCCCCGCCCCGCGGCCCGCCTACTCCGTGCTGGGGCACGACGC contains:
- a CDS encoding GSU2403 family nucleotidyltransferase fold protein, with product MPGASNDLLIRSRSVLLDALAALGAHRDAVVVVGAQAVYLRAGEVDVALAEATKDSDVALDPRRLADDPRVEEAMRVAGFLPAESGQPGAWVDQDGIQVDLMVPERFAGSGGRRGARIPPHSRTAARRASGLEAVLIDHGEMEISALAPDDRRVVTALVAGPGALLVCKLHKLGERVDSPGRLNDKDAHDIYRLLRAVSTAELAGAFGRLRDDVVSEAVTLRAIDWMEELFAAGPQGLGSRMAGRAEDGIGDPDEVSASVAFLADDLVRSLS
- the tagD gene encoding glycerol-3-phosphate cytidylyltransferase, whose amino-acid sequence is MKRVITYGTYDLLHYGHIELLRRAKALGDYLIVALSSDEFNAGKGKKSYFTFEERRRMLEAIRHVDLVIPEHTWEQKATDIQLYHVDTFVIGDDWTGKFDELKEVCEVVYLPRTPEISTTQIKAGLAAKG
- a CDS encoding NCS2 family permease; this encodes MANQTTAPAPGQSGIDRFFKITERGSTVGREIRGGLVTFFAMSYIIVLNPLIIGTVQDGTGQVLGGGTEASAESLGMVAAATALVAGLVTILMGVFANFPIALAAGLGLNAVVAYSIAGLPDVTWADAMGLVVIEGLIILVLVLTGFREAVFNAVPVELKTAISVGIGLFIALIGFVNAGFVVPGEGTPLALGNLGTWPILVFVVGLLLVIALFVRKVRGAMFIGILTATVLAVILENTLHIGSKAGGNPNGFNLNAPEFDGVAQVPDFGLLGQFSLLGSFENIAAVTVVLLVFSLLIADFFDTMGTMVAVGAEAGLLDEQGNPPKTRAILVVDSLAAMFGGMGSVSSNTAYVESTSGVGDGARTGLASVTTGVAFLAATFLAPLVALVPYEAAAPALVFVGYLMMMQVANISWRNVEIAIPAFLTIVLMPFTYSIADGIGAGFLAFVVIKLALGKVRQIHPLMWIASLMFVVYFLLEPIQNAIG
- the rfbB gene encoding dTDP-glucose 4,6-dehydratase — encoded protein: MRLLVTGGAGFIGANFVHQTVRERPDVDVTVLDALTYAGDRTSLDGVAGSVRFVEGSITDADLVDGLVGESDAVVHFAAESHNDNSLDDPSPFVQTNVVGTFTLLEAVRRHGVRFHHISTDEVYGDLELDDPAKFTPDTPYNPSSPYSSTKAGSDLLVRAWARSFGVEATISNCSNNYGPYQHIEKFIPRQITNLVDGVRPRLYGAGLNVRDWIHVEDHNAAVWAILDGGRPGETYLIGADGETNNLDVVRTLLEIFGRDADDFDHVADRPGHDLRYAIDASRLRDELGWTPRYTDFRAGLEATVQWYRDNESWWRPHKAAVEAKYAATGQ
- a CDS encoding dTDP-4-dehydrorhamnose 3,5-epimerase family protein, yielding MQFRELSVPGAFEITPRQFGDPRGVFLEWFKAGPFADAVGHPLDLAQANCSVSAAGVLRGVHFADVPPGQAKYVTCAKGAVLDVVVDLRVGSPTFGQWDSVLLDDVDRRAIYLGEGLGHAFMALEDDSTVLYLCSTGYNPGAEHGIHPLDPAIGIEWPTTARDGSPLTPQLSDKDAVAPTLAEAEQQGLLPTLAAVEEHLASLRN
- the rfbD gene encoding dTDP-4-dehydrorhamnose reductase yields the protein MLGTDLVARLTDAGTDVVGLRRADLDVTDAAAVAQAVAGFDVVVNATAWTAVDDAETQEAAAFAVNATAVAHLARATHAAGARLVHVSTDYVFDGTATTPYAEDAPVDPRSAYGRTKAAGEWAVRAEAPDHLIVRTAWLYGAHGGCFPKTMARLAADRDLLTVVDDQVGQPTWTRDLADLVVRLVDAAAPAGTYHGTSSGQTSWYGFTRRVVASAGLATAVEPTTSDRFPRPAPRPAYSVLGHDALLAAGVTPIRDWAERWDAAAPEVLA